The Medicago truncatula cultivar Jemalong A17 chromosome 4, MtrunA17r5.0-ANR, whole genome shotgun sequence genome includes a region encoding these proteins:
- the LOC11409064 gene encoding transcription factor GTE4: protein MASRHIDGVREIQRYSEGKVYRRKVFKGIKINPNIEETVLKDENIPTTIVTSDTDNNNGTTLENIDEAPEFAVLGDGNLAKAEGSSRLEDGSSIQQQLGDQNLVEEHASSRTGDRNSPQQQLEELNSAQPHASFQLADGNSPQQKVENQDSAHPQASLRIGDGNSPQQQLVEPNLAQPQASLRAGDGNSPQRQLEEENSAQPQASSRTGDGNLPHQQLEDQYSAQPPASLRIGDGNSLRQKVEGHNLVQPQASSIIEDGNSPRQKTEDQSLAQPPVSSRTDDGDSAQQQVEDQNLAQTHVSSRTEDVNSPRPQNSTQKDGDSPQILENSRPEDASLTQPEVNSRLEDRSFPQPELNSKLEDMTSQQQDNSILEDGNSSQPQLNLRLEGSSLQPVANSTSEDLNLAQPLSQSVSDDLHINQQAEPSNLNVRQEDDRPSSPIHRQGAISDNLHSHQQVEPSNPNVLLEDDGPSSPIHRHKAVPSTEYRHSENVTEEPNLEDRIKINLASTSKQEKQEMCLKLESELDAVRSLVKRIEVKQGYVGGYGNSNVVLGGGITNGGGAQRAHSEAGSVGVSRQPTRPLHQLSFPMFQNSRRASEGVEKEKRMPKANQFYHNSEFLLANDKFPPAESNKKSKLNWKKQGGGDMGLGLQMGSKFFKSCSSLLEKLMKHQYAWVFNTPVDVDGLGLHDYFTIITNPMDLGTVKTRLNKNWYKSPKEFAEDVRLTFHNAMTYNPKGQDVHAMAEQLSKIFEDRWAIIESDYNREMRYGMDYGAPSPLSRRVPAFTPPPPLDMRRILDRQEPFARTPRSMNNTPSSRTPAPKKPKAKDPNKRDMTYDEKQKLSTSLQSLPVEKLDAVVQMMRKKNLELNQQDDEIEVDFDAVDAEILWELDRFVLNYKKSLSKNKRKAEQARERAEALQNSVQSSQPPATAQIPREKQADERNVPPSLPMQGGSQADNKSRSSSSSSDSGSSSSDSDSDSSSSSGSDAGSRGT from the exons ATGGCTTCGAGGCATATAGATGGAGTTAGAGAGATACAGAGATACAGCGAGGGTAAGGTTTACAGAAGGAAAGTTTTCAAAGGTATCAAGATAAACCCTAATATAGAGGAAACTGTTTTGAAAGATGAAAATATCCCTACTACTATCGTTACCAGTGACACAGACAATAACAATGGTACTACCCTTGAGAATATCGATGAAGCTCCGGAATTCGCAGTGTTGGGGGATGGGAATTTAGCTAAGGCTGAAGGGAGTTCAAGATTGGAGGATGGGAGTTCAATTCAGCAGCAATTGGGGGATCAGAATTTGGTTGAGGAGCATGCGAGTTCAAGAACAGGGGACAGGAATTCGCCTCAGCAACAATTAGAGGAACTGAATTCGGCTCAGCCACATGCCAGTTTTCAACTTGCTGATGGAAATTCACCCCAGCAGAAAGTTGAGAACCAGGATTCGGCTCATCCGCAAGCGAGTTTGAGAATTGGGGATGGTAATTCACCTCAACAGCAATTAGTGGAACCAAATTTGGCTCAGCCACAAGCCAGTTTGAGAGCAGGGGATGGGAATTCACCCCAGCGGCAGTTAGAGGAAGAGAATTCGGCTCAGCCACAAGCGAGTTCGAGAACAGGGGATGGGAATTTGCCTCATCAGCAGCTAGAGGACCAGTATTCGGCTCAGCCACCAGCGAGTTTGAGAATTGGGGATGGGAATTCTCTGCGGCAGAAAGTTGAGGGCCATAATTTGGTTCAGCCACAAGCGAGTTCAATAATTGAGGATGGAAATTCTCCGCGGCAGAAAACTGAGGACCAAAGTTTAGCTCAGCCACCAGTGAGTTCGAGAACGGATGATGGGGATTCAGCCCAGCAGCAAGTTGAGGACCAGAATTTGGCTCAGACACATGTGAGTTCTAGAACAGAGGATGTGAATTCACCTCGGCCCCAAAACTCAACACAGAAGGATGGGGACTCTCCTCAGATACTGGAAAACTCAAGACCAGAGGATGCTAGCCTGACTCAGCCGGAAGTGAATTCAAGATTGGAGGATAGGAGTTTTCCTCAGCCGGAATTGAATTCAAAGTTGGAGGACATGACTTCTCAGCAGCAAGATAATTCTATATTGGAAGATGGGAATTCGTCTCAGCCGCAATTGAATTTGAGATTGGAGGGGAGTTCACTTCAACCAGTAGCGAATTCTACATCGGAGGATCTGAATTTGGCTCAGCCGCTGTCACAGTCAGTTTCTGATGACTTGCACATCAATCAGCAGGCAGAACCTTCTAACCTTAATGTTCGGCAGGAGGATGATAGACCTTCGAGCCCCATCCATAGGCAGGGAGCAATTTCCGATAACTTGCATAGCCATCAGCAGGTTGAACCTTCTAATCCCAATGTTCTGCTTGAGGATGATGGACCTTCGAGCCCCATCCACAGGCACAAGGCAGTTCCTAGCACTGAATACCGACATTCAGAAAATGTGACTGAGGAGCCGAATCTGGAGGACcgaatcaaaatcaatttggCCTCAACGTCGAAGCAGGAGAAGCAAGAGATGTGCTTGAAGCTTGAAAGTGAGCTTGATGCAGTGAGAAGTTTAGTCAAGAGGATTGAAGTGAAACAGGGGTATGTTGGTGGGTATGGCAATTCAAATGTAGTGTTGGGTGGTGGGATTACTAACGGGGGTGGAGCACAGCGCGCTCACTCAGAGGCAGGATCTGTCGGTGTTTCGCGACAACCTACCAGGCCTTTGCACCAGTTAAGTTTTCCAATGTTCCAGAATAGTCGAAGGGCAAGTGAAGGTGTTGAGAAGGAGAAGAGAATGCCTAAAGCTAACCAGTTTTATCATAACTCAGAGTTCTTGCTCGCAAATGATAAATTCCCACCTGCAGAGAGTAACAAGAAGTCAAAATTGAATTGGAAGAAGCAAGGTGGTGGAGATATGGGTCTTGGGCTTCAAATGGGATCCAAGTTTTTCAAGAGTTGTAGTTCACTGCTTGAAAAATTGATGAAACACCAGTATGCTTGGGTGTTCAACACTCCTGTTGATGTTGATGGTCTCGGTTTGCATGATTATTTTACTATCATCACTAATCCAATGGACTTGGGAACTGTGAAGACGCGGCTGAACAAGAATTGGTACAAATCACCGAAGGAATTTGCGGAGGATGTGAGACTCACTTTTCATAACGCTATGACGTATAACCCAAAGGGACAGGATGTTCATGCAATGGCAGAGCAACTATCAAAGATATTCGAGGACAGGTGGGCTATAATAGAGTCAGATTACAATCGTGAAATGAGATATGGCATGGACTATGGGGCACCTTCACCTCTGTCTAGAAGGGTTCCGGCATTTACTCCACCGCCGCCTCTTGATATGAGACGGATTTTGGACAGACAAGAACCTTTTGCAAGAACTCCAAGGTCTATGAATAATACTCCATCAAGTAGAACCCCGGCTCCAAAGAAGCCAAAGGCAAAGGATCCCAATAAAAGAGACATGACATACGATGAAAAGCAAAAACTAAGCACAAGCCTCCAGAGTTTACCTGTAGAGAAACTTGATGCTGTTGTACAAATGATGAGGAAGAAAAACTTAGAATTGAATCAACAAGATGATGAAATCGAAGTGGACTTTGATGCCGTGGATGCCGAGATTCTTTGGGAGCTTGATCGATTTGTGCTCAATTATAAGAAAAGTTTGAGCAAAAACAAGAGGAAGGCTGAACAAGCTCGAGAGAGAGCAGAAGCTTTGCAGAATTCCGTCCAGAGT AGCCAGCCACCAGCCACGGCCCAGATTCCTAGAGAAAAACAAGCAG ATGAAAGAAATGTTCCCCCATCCTTGCCTATGCAAGGGGGAAGTCAAGCAGATAATAAGAGTAGATCAAGTAGTTCAAGCAGTGATTCTGGGTCTTCTTCAAGtg